CGCGCACTGAGTCTGGTGGGCACGGGCGAAACGGTCGTGCGCGACATGTTCTACGACGGGCATCCCGTGGCCGAACCGGGCGCGGTGGTGTGCCGGGTGGCGCCGTCGTTCCTGCGCTTCGGCCACTACCAGCTGCCGATGTCGCGCGGAGATACCGATCTGCTGCGCACGCTGGCGGACTTCACGATCCGGCGCGACTTCCCGCACCTGCAGGGCGAGGGTGAGGCGCTGTACGGCGCGTGGTTCGCCGAGATCTGCGAGCGCACGGCGGTGATGGTGGCGCACTGGATGCGCGTGGGCTTCGTCCACGGCGTGATGAATACCGACAACATGTCAGTGCTGGGGCTGACCATCGATTACGGTCCTTACGGCTGGATCGACGACTACGATCCGGACTGGACGCCGAACACCACCGACGCGCAGGGCCGCCGCTATCGCTTCGGCTGGCAGCCGCGCATAGCAGGATGGAACCTGACGCGCCTGGCCCATGCGCTGTCGCCGCTGTTCGACGGCGTCGACGCCCTGCAGGATGGACTGCAGCGGTTCGCCGATGCCCACGCGCGCGAGGACCGCGACAGCACGGCGCGCAAGCTTGGTCTGACGGCGCATCGCGACGGCGACACCGAACACATGCAGGCGCTGCAGGCGCTGCTGCTTCAGGGCGAGATCGACATGACGCTGTTCTTCCGCGCGCTGATCGATGCCGACCTGGGCGATGCGTCGTTGACGGCGTTCGACGAGACCTTCTACGACGCCGGGAAACGTGACGCCGTTGCACCCGCGCTCCGCGACTGGTTGGCGGCGCACGCACGCCGGCTCAGCGACGATCCGCTCGATCCCGCCGCGCGCCGCGAACGCATGCGCCTGGCCAGTCCGCGCTACGTATTGCGCAATTACCTGGCGCAGCAGGCGATCGACGCCGCGGAAGCCGGCGACCTGTCCGGCTTGCATGAACTGCTGGACGTCATGCGCCGGCCCTACGACGACCAGCCCGGCCGCGAGCGGTTCGCGCAGCGCCGGCCGGACTGGGCGCGCGATCGTGCGGGCTGTTCGATGCTGTCGTGCAGTTCCTGATGCCCGCCGCGCGGTAGCATGCGCCATCCCCGCGGAGCATCGGCATGATCACCGTCCACCACCTCAACAACTCCCGTTCCCAGCGCGTGCTCTGGCTGCTCGAGGAACTGGGGCTGGACTACACCGTGGTGCGCTACCAGCGTGAC
This genomic stretch from Pseudoxanthomonas sp. CF385 harbors:
- a CDS encoding YdiU family protein: MRALHFDNRYVNELPGDPEQSPHRREVRGAAWSAVAPTPVAGPVLLAHSPEVAALVGFDEADIASPEFARIFGGNALLPGMQPYAGNYGGHQFGNWAGQLGDGRAITLGEVVNAQGERWELQLKGAGPTPYSRTADGRAVLRSSIREFLCSEAMHHLGVPTTRALSLVGTGETVVRDMFYDGHPVAEPGAVVCRVAPSFLRFGHYQLPMSRGDTDLLRTLADFTIRRDFPHLQGEGEALYGAWFAEICERTAVMVAHWMRVGFVHGVMNTDNMSVLGLTIDYGPYGWIDDYDPDWTPNTTDAQGRRYRFGWQPRIAGWNLTRLAHALSPLFDGVDALQDGLQRFADAHAREDRDSTARKLGLTAHRDGDTEHMQALQALLLQGEIDMTLFFRALIDADLGDASLTAFDETFYDAGKRDAVAPALRDWLAAHARRLSDDPLDPAARRERMRLASPRYVLRNYLAQQAIDAAEAGDLSGLHELLDVMRRPYDDQPGRERFAQRRPDWARDRAGCSMLSCSS